The DNA segment ACTTATATAAAAAGATTTCTTTCCACATATCACCACTCCATTCAAATAAACGGCAAGGAAAAGCATCCACAAGTTCGTTTGAAAACAACAAAGCCCTTCCATTCGCTCTCTTTAGAGCCTGGGTCATATCGCCAGGCCAAGACACACAGTAATCCTTCAGCAGCTTCTGCTGCTGATCTTTTAAAGTCTGCGAAATTTCCACAATCTGATAGTGAACTTTGCGTCTTTCCCACCAACCCATTGACTTTAAAACCTCAAGTGCTAAGTGCCCTCCTCCACCACCTATTTCTATGACATGCCATAGACCTTTCCATTCTAGTTTTTGTTTACTTTCAAGAAGCCATTGGGAGATAGAGCTGCCAAGACCTAATCCCAAACTTGCAGATGTCGAAAAATCTCCACGTGGCCCAATAGAACGCAGCCCTGACGTGTAATAACCACTCCCAGCTTCATATAAAGCTCGCTCCATAAATGTCTCCACACTTATTGCTTGGCTATTCGCAGGATCCAGAGTCCTAGCACACATTTTTTACTTTTATCTGAATCAACTTTTTATGACAACCGTCATATTATTTGATGAAATCATTATGTATTATCCTTGTAAGCGGCGTCCTGTTATGCTCTGGACAATTATCATATGCTCAATCATCAATTTTTGGCCAAAATGGCACCGGCCAACCTACCAACACCATACTTAGCCTTATCGCTGGAGCTGCCACAGGCGCTGCAGTAGGGCAGGCTGTTGGTGGAGAAGATGGTTGGTGGATAGGCTCACTGGTGGGTTCTGCAGTAGGGGGGGCTGCTGGTAACGCTATTTCTTCTGGACAATCCACTTATTATCCAAGCTATAAACCTCATACTTCCTATCGCACTCGTTCAAATGATTGTGTTTCTCCTAGACGAATAAGCTATGCAACGCCAGTTGTCATAGAAGAGAAAATAGTTTTTAGTCAAGGCCCTAAAACTTCCGCACCCTATGGCCACATATTGGCAGGAGGAAACATAAAGTCTCCTTGGTCAGAATTCACCATGAGTTTAGGCGGAAAATCACCCGGTCAAATTGTTTTTGATGCAAACACTGGGCAAGCTTTCCGAATACCCTGATTTTTCATTAGATTAGTATATTAGTTGGTTGTTAGTTCCTGATTAAGTCTGGCCCCTCCTCTTAGAGGGGGGGCGCTTAATCTCCTTGATAGCTGCACCATGCAGTAGGGGTTTCATAGATGACAATTTCACTCAGTCCTGGCAATTTTGGCTCCAACCTCACCCAAAACCAATGAACCAGAACTTCTAATGTAGGGTTTTCTAGACCCTCAACTTCATTTAAATAGCGATGATCAACCAAAGTCAAAATGGGTTTCATTTTTTTTGCAATAATGGCGTGATCATAAAGCAAACCCGTTTGAGGATCAACTTCACCTGTTACAGATATCTGTACGCGAAAAGTATGACCATGGAGTTGCCTACACTTATGTCCCTCAGGAAAAACTTCTAAAGCCTGAGCCGCATCAAAAACAAATTCTCTTGTTAAGGTAATTTTCACCGTGCCTACAAACTACTTTCTGATTTACTTAGCAAAATCACTTGATAACTCTGGGGGGACTGGCTTCTCAAAGTTTGGTAACTGGCCGATCATAGGGACAAATTCAGCCTCCATAAGGCCTGGAGATAGTAAATCATTTTTTGAATATTTCTTCAGCTCTTCCCACGCTGCAGTGCCCCAAGGCTCCTTGATATCAACAATTGGACTTCCACTAAAACCAATCCCATGTCGTTTTACCATAATATTGGCCAATGCTACTGCAGCACAAACAGGGCCCTTCCTAGCGCTCAGATCATGATGATGAACAACTGCATCACGAGTTGTTGCATCAAAACCATAGCGGCTAAGCCAGAGCTCCCCCGCCTCCATGTGAGTCAATTCCATAAGCTTTGATTCTAAAGCATGGACTGGCTCCATATTTTCTCCCGCTCTTCGTAGGACAGCATAATAGGGATAGGGAGCTATTTGTGATAAGATAATCTTACCAAAATCATGCAATAATCCTGCATAAAATGCTTTATACGCAGGATCGGCTTGAAAAAATTTGCGTAAATACTTACCCGTAACCTCTTTGATTTGCTGACTTTTGCTTGGCTCTTCTTGGTGAATTTCTCGACTAATGTATTTTATAAGAAGATTAGAAACCACAGCGGTAGCCAGCGAGTGCTGCCAAATTGGAAACCAATTAAAAGTCCTATCTTCAGGAAAATGGTCTCTAAGATAAATGCCAAAAAGAATCAACCCTTGAGCAAGTTTATCTCCTACAGTCCGGACAGCTTTTTTAGTCGTTATGACCTGCCCTTCTTTTCCAAAAAAAGAGGTATTTGCAAGACCGTGCACATAATCACGGATTTCTGGAACAAGCTCTAATGCTTTAGCAACGTCGTCCACCTCAGCTTCCTTTACCTCTGTGCCTATTTCTTTGAGAGCTTCCACAGATTCGCTAATCGGCAAGGGTTTTGAAGTAGCGGTAATAGCATCTACAACCGCTTTACGTTTCCACTCAATACCCTGATCTACCTGGTTCTCAGTCCATGACTTAAGATTCTGATTGAGAATTCCATGAATAAACTCAGGAGATCCATATGACCTCATTGGCACAGGGATTGCCTTACTGTCTTCCGGTTCTTCTGAGAACCGCACACTAACAGGAGCCAGGCGATCCACTTTAATGAGTGCTTGTCTTAACTCCTCATAGTTTTGAAAACGATCTTCAGGCCGTTTTTGTGTCATCCTGTCAAATAAGTTAATCCAACCAGGAGGTAGCCCGGCTTCCTCGGCATCCTTATATGGAAAGGGAGCATCTAAATGTGCCATAATGATCTGCTCAACTGTGTCATAATCATGCAAAAAGCACATGGTAGTGAGGTGGTACATAGTTGCACCTAGTGAATAAATATCACTTTTCTGATCCGTGTGCTGGTTGAGAATTTGTTCGGGACAGATGTAAGCAGGCGTACCAAAGCATTCCCTATTTTCCTCTGCATCACCATCGATACCATTTAATGAGCGAGCTAAACCAAAGTCAGTTAATAAAATACTGCCATTGCTATCCAGAAGGAAATTAGATGGCTTAATATCTAAATGAACAATCTCATGAGTTAATGCCCAGTCTAATGCATCAATGGCTTGAGATAGAACCCACTCAGCCTGCTCCAAATTCATACGCGTCTGTTCTTCTATCCAGTCGTCGAGTGTGGACCCCTCAATAAAAGGCATTACGAAGTAATATAGCTCGCCTTGCCTCCCAATGTAGTAGATCGGAACAATATTTGCGTGTCTGAGTGCTGCAATATTCTGCGCCTCCTCATCAAAGAATTTTAGGTATCTCGGATTATCTGAAAACTCTGAGCGAAGAACTTTAATGGCTACTTCACGATTCAAGCTTGGCTCATAGGCTTTGAAAACATGTCCCATTCCACCCTCAGCAATATGGTGTAGGATGCTGTAGTGCCCTAATTCTGCATCTGGCACTAAATCTTGTAATCTCTCAGCCTTCGTCATACCTGTGGCAATACAACCTTACTAGCAATTTATTGGTCGATTTTATCTTTAGTTTAGTAGCCTATGTGGACTAAAGCAC comes from the Verrucomicrobiota bacterium genome and includes:
- a CDS encoding SAM-dependent methyltransferase, whose product is MCARTLDPANSQAISVETFMERALYEAGSGYYTSGLRSIGPRGDFSTSASLGLGLGSSISQWLLESKQKLEWKGLWHVIEIGGGGGHLALEVLKSMGWWERRKVHYQIVEISQTLKDQQQKLLKDYCVSWPGDMTQALKRANGRALLFSNELVDAFPCRLFEWSGDMWKEIFLYKLDESWKEVPRPLDLDSLNSSVLDAQLDYPRGQRVEVHESYGNWLKSWNHKLIQGKILTIDYGDEVEHLYYRKPYGSLRGYFHHQLVEGSHIYLRMGKQDLTADVNFTDLMDWGESLELNTEAFQTQLNFMNHYSPNVLSKDGSFEFANAFKVLIQSK
- a CDS encoding glycine zipper domain-containing protein, which gives rise to MKSLCIILVSGVLLCSGQLSYAQSSIFGQNGTGQPTNTILSLIAGAATGAAVGQAVGGEDGWWIGSLVGSAVGGAAGNAISSGQSTYYPSYKPHTSYRTRSNDCVSPRRISYATPVVIEEKIVFSQGPKTSAPYGHILAGGNIKSPWSEFTMSLGGKSPGQIVFDANTGQAFRIP
- a CDS encoding 6-carboxytetrahydropterin synthase, which codes for MKITLTREFVFDAAQALEVFPEGHKCRQLHGHTFRVQISVTGEVDPQTGLLYDHAIIAKKMKPILTLVDHRYLNEVEGLENPTLEVLVHWFWVRLEPKLPGLSEIVIYETPTAWCSYQGD
- a CDS encoding protein kinase → MTKAERLQDLVPDAELGHYSILHHIAEGGMGHVFKAYEPSLNREVAIKVLRSEFSDNPRYLKFFDEEAQNIAALRHANIVPIYYIGRQGELYYFVMPFIEGSTLDDWIEEQTRMNLEQAEWVLSQAIDALDWALTHEIVHLDIKPSNFLLDSNGSILLTDFGLARSLNGIDGDAEENRECFGTPAYICPEQILNQHTDQKSDIYSLGATMYHLTTMCFLHDYDTVEQIIMAHLDAPFPYKDAEEAGLPPGWINLFDRMTQKRPEDRFQNYEELRQALIKVDRLAPVSVRFSEEPEDSKAIPVPMRSYGSPEFIHGILNQNLKSWTENQVDQGIEWKRKAVVDAITATSKPLPISESVEALKEIGTEVKEAEVDDVAKALELVPEIRDYVHGLANTSFFGKEGQVITTKKAVRTVGDKLAQGLILFGIYLRDHFPEDRTFNWFPIWQHSLATAVVSNLLIKYISREIHQEEPSKSQQIKEVTGKYLRKFFQADPAYKAFYAGLLHDFGKIILSQIAPYPYYAVLRRAGENMEPVHALESKLMELTHMEAGELWLSRYGFDATTRDAVVHHHDLSARKGPVCAAVALANIMVKRHGIGFSGSPIVDIKEPWGTAAWEELKKYSKNDLLSPGLMEAEFVPMIGQLPNFEKPVPPELSSDFAK